One Vicinamibacterales bacterium genomic region harbors:
- a CDS encoding aspartate/glutamate racemase family protein, with protein MTTLEPRGAWLGVIGGLGPLVSAEFLKTIYEEGIGAREQDAPRVLLYSDPSFPDRTSAFLAGEEEPITRQLISALEQVRGAGVARTVICCVTMHHVLPRVPSDLRGQVVSLIDVIADAVTASGEKHLLLCTTGTRRLGLFERHPRWAEIRDRVALLSDRDQTRVHELIYELKVNGSIDAIAPALAALLPAYGVTSFIAGCTEMHFFAKRHVRQHGGGCIDPLFIIARDLEALLASSAVAGGRR; from the coding sequence ATGACGACACTCGAACCGCGGGGCGCGTGGCTCGGCGTGATCGGCGGGCTCGGTCCGCTCGTCTCTGCCGAGTTCCTGAAGACCATTTACGAGGAGGGGATCGGGGCGCGCGAGCAGGACGCGCCGCGCGTGCTCCTGTACTCGGATCCCAGCTTTCCCGACCGGACGTCCGCCTTCCTCGCCGGCGAGGAAGAGCCGATTACGCGTCAGTTGATCTCGGCGCTGGAGCAGGTCCGCGGCGCGGGCGTGGCGCGCACGGTGATTTGCTGCGTGACCATGCATCACGTGCTGCCGCGGGTCCCCTCGGATCTGCGCGGCCAGGTGGTTTCGCTGATCGACGTGATCGCCGACGCGGTGACCGCGAGCGGCGAGAAGCACCTGCTCCTCTGCACCACCGGCACGCGCCGTCTCGGGCTGTTCGAGCGGCACCCGCGGTGGGCGGAGATCCGCGATCGTGTGGCGCTGCTCTCCGACCGCGACCAGACGAGGGTCCACGAACTGATTTACGAGTTGAAGGTGAACGGCTCGATCGACGCGATTGCGCCGGCGCTTGCCGCGCTGCTGCCCGCCTACGGCGTCACGAGCTTCATCGCCGGCTGCACCGAGATGCACTTCTTCGCCAAGCGCCACGTTCGCCAGCACGGCGGCGGCTGCATCGACCCGCTGTTCATCATCGCCCGCGACCTCGAGGCGCTGCTGGCGTCGTCGGCCGTTGCCGGAGGCCGGCGATGA
- a CDS encoding non-ribosomal peptide synthetase, which translates to MSWQPVHEWFARTAAESPDSVAIERGAERITYAALQARAAAIAAALRSRGLPPRAPVIVLADDVAMTAAAILGVLRAGAMFVPLDPRITERRLQTLIAEIGAAWFAVEPRFAPLAAAAAHAAGVEPAVVDVRGVTPGAGDAAADPAVWAPDDPCYVYFTSGSTGQPKGIVGRLKAVDHFIRWEIATFGLQRGVRVSQLISPSFDAFLRDIFTPLCAGGTVCAPESPDVRLDGAALARFLDEARVNLVHCVPSLFRTILAQPLRPTSFPALRHVLLSGEPLLPVDVERWCDLFGSRIQLVNLYGPSETTMTKFFYMVQPADRHKPSIPIGVPMEGASAIVVDDAGRPCARGAVGEIYIRTPYRSLGYYGREDLTRAVFVQNPFSARAGDLVYRTGDLGRVLEDGNFELRGRRDHQVKIRGERVELGAVENALRGYEGVRDVAVVDREDGSGTKFLCAYVVAAAGVTVRDLMDGMSRDLPSSMVPTAWVMLDELPRTDSGKLDRGRLPAPASEARPAAVEGPRTPLETQLAALFADVLRVPAVGINESFFELGGHSLLATQLVARARALSGIDLPIRVIFDEPSVAGLARYLEAVRWARGTATAASPAGAGVQEVEL; encoded by the coding sequence ATGAGCTGGCAGCCGGTTCACGAGTGGTTCGCGCGGACGGCCGCGGAATCGCCTGACAGCGTTGCGATCGAGCGCGGCGCCGAGCGGATCACCTATGCGGCGCTCCAGGCGCGCGCCGCCGCGATCGCCGCGGCGCTGCGCTCGCGCGGCCTTCCGCCGCGGGCGCCCGTCATCGTCCTCGCCGACGACGTGGCGATGACGGCGGCCGCGATTCTCGGTGTGCTGCGCGCCGGCGCGATGTTCGTGCCGCTCGATCCGCGAATCACCGAGCGGCGTCTGCAGACGCTGATCGCGGAGATCGGCGCGGCCTGGTTCGCCGTCGAGCCGCGGTTCGCGCCGCTGGCCGCGGCGGCGGCGCACGCCGCCGGCGTGGAGCCTGCCGTGGTCGACGTGCGGGGCGTGACGCCCGGCGCGGGCGATGCGGCGGCGGATCCGGCGGTCTGGGCGCCGGACGATCCGTGCTACGTCTACTTCACGTCCGGATCGACCGGGCAGCCGAAGGGGATCGTCGGCCGGCTGAAGGCAGTCGACCACTTCATCCGCTGGGAGATCGCCACCTTCGGTCTGCAGCGCGGCGTGCGCGTCAGCCAGCTGATCTCCCCTTCGTTCGACGCGTTCCTGCGCGACATCTTCACGCCGCTGTGCGCCGGCGGCACCGTCTGCGCACCCGAGAGTCCGGACGTCCGCCTCGACGGCGCCGCGCTGGCCCGCTTCCTCGACGAGGCCCGCGTCAATCTGGTGCACTGCGTGCCGTCGCTGTTCCGCACGATTCTCGCGCAGCCGCTCCGGCCCACGTCGTTCCCGGCGCTGCGGCACGTGCTGCTGTCGGGCGAGCCGCTGCTGCCGGTGGACGTCGAACGCTGGTGCGATCTCTTCGGCAGCCGCATTCAGCTGGTCAATCTCTACGGGCCGTCGGAGACCACCATGACCAAGTTCTTCTACATGGTGCAGCCGGCGGATCGGCACAAGCCGTCGATCCCGATCGGCGTGCCAATGGAGGGGGCCAGCGCCATCGTGGTGGATGACGCCGGCAGGCCGTGCGCGCGGGGCGCGGTCGGAGAGATCTACATCCGCACGCCCTACCGCAGCCTCGGATATTACGGCCGCGAGGACCTCACCCGCGCCGTCTTCGTGCAGAACCCGTTCAGCGCGCGCGCCGGGGATCTCGTGTATCGCACCGGCGATCTCGGGCGCGTACTCGAAGACGGCAACTTCGAACTGCGCGGACGCCGCGATCATCAGGTCAAGATTCGCGGCGAGCGGGTCGAGCTCGGTGCGGTCGAGAACGCGCTGCGCGGGTACGAAGGCGTCCGCGACGTGGCGGTCGTCGATCGCGAGGACGGATCCGGCACCAAGTTCCTCTGCGCCTACGTCGTCGCCGCCGCCGGCGTGACGGTGCGCGACCTGATGGACGGGATGTCCCGCGACCTGCCGTCCAGCATGGTGCCCACCGCGTGGGTCATGCTCGACGAGCTGCCGCGCACCGACAGCGGCAAGCTGGATCGCGGCCGCCTGCCGGCGCCGGCGTCGGAGGCGCGTCCCGCGGCCGTCGAGGGACCGCGCACGCCGCTCGAGACGCAGCTGGCCGCTCTCTTCGCCGACGTCCTGCGCGTCCCGGCGGTGGGCATCAACGAGAGCTTCTTCGAACTGGGCGGTCATTCCCTGCTGGCGACACAGCTGGTCGCGCGGGCTCGCGCGCTGAGCGGGATCGATCTGCCGATCCGTGTGATCTTCGACGAGCCGTCCGTCGCAGGCCTCGCGCGGTACCTGGAGGCGGTGCGATGGGCGCGCGGCACCGCCACGGCCGCGTCGCCGGCGGGCGCTGGAGTGCAGGAAGTCGAACTATGA
- a CDS encoding amino acid adenylation domain-containing protein, whose translation MTLLDLLDRLRAAQIEIAADGDRLRIRAPQGALTEELRAALAAHKSELLALFAHPAGPAGGADSIPRRDRAGALPASFAQQRLWMVHQLEPDNPAYNLRGAVRLRGVLDVGALERTIAEIVRRHETLRTTLHLEGSEVVVQPAAAGAAVRLRTVDLSSADPADAEAELRRLVDQECLRPFDLGTGPLLRPVLYRLNAEDHVLLFVLHHIVADGWSLGLFRHELGVLYSAFAAGQPSPLPDPLVQYADFAAWQRERLAGPVAEAQLTYWKQQLADAPALDMPADRPRPPAQSLRGAMSVITLPRDLADRLRAVSQREGVTLFMTMLASFSALLSRYSGQRDIVVGSPIANRTRAELENLIGFFVNSLVMRVSLAGRPTGRELLRRAKEVALAAYAHQDLPFDRVVEELQPQRDLSRNPLFQVMLAVQNMPAWSLDLPALALLPYETPVVTTRLDLEIYVRDMPHAFAMQFVYATDLFDEASIQRLQRHYCRLLEGMTADLDRPVADLPLMDDEEHSRVVVGWNATARPFPESESIAALFEAQAHRTPTAQAVVYGDDTLTYEELNRRANQLAHCLRAQGVAPEARVGILLERSPEAIVAMLAVLKAGGAYVPLDLTYPAERLAWMVRDAGVTVVVTTDALLDQLGSQPGVRAVRLDADRSTIAAALATNPGAAAGGDRLAYVIYTSGSTGTPKGAAVTHRAIARLVCNTDYIAIEPCDRIAQASNSAFDAATFEIWGALLHGATLVGVSRDVALSAHALAREIRARGITTLFLTTALFNQLSSEVPDIFAPLRTLLFGGEAVDPGAVRRVLRDGAPARLLHVYGPTETTTFATWHEVVNVPDRASTVPIGAALANTTLYVLDRRMAPVPIGVPGELFIGGDGLARGYLGRPGLTAEKFVPSPFGGGRGDRLYRTGDVVRWREDGAIEFLGRVDDQVKIRGFRIEPGEIETVIERHPSVRRAVVLAREDTPGERRLVAYVVPGTGARGDDWSDQRIADWRSVYDDVIYEGVVAETGAAENPTFNISGWMSSYTRQPLGADAMREQVDGTVARVLARSPKRVLEIGCGTGLLLFAIAPHCEHYTATDFSSVAVDFVRSNLPDDLAGRVTLEQRVAHDFTGIEPGTFDFVLINSTIQYFPDADYLLRVIDGAIRALSPGGTLMLGDVRHLGLLRTFHTAVQLHQAGPDLTAGALRQRVDYQVAREQELCLSPVFFAALRARHPDIAHVRIEPKRGRHRHELSEFRFDALLQVGGAAAVDGPFEWRDWSADDLTFGRIEAQLRAGELPLAVRRVPNARLQSHLAAQRRLTAADAGAMAAGLRVDGDPGVDPEDIWALAADLGCEAEISWAAGHADGSMDVLFRARGAAKSAPEFPAPPAHGDLTGLANVPVARSDDRELPSELRNYLRDRLPDYMVPSAVVLLPELPLTANGKVDRRALPPPEAVAADGAAAHVDPRNELEEAVAEIWRSVLGIQKVGIHDNFFDAGGHSLMATRVIARLRETFGVEVGVRSLFEHPTIAGLADALLEKMLEQDAGAASAGPPA comes from the coding sequence ATGACGTTGCTTGATTTGCTGGATCGCCTGCGCGCGGCCCAGATCGAGATCGCCGCGGACGGCGATCGCCTCCGGATCCGCGCGCCGCAGGGCGCGCTGACCGAGGAGCTGCGGGCGGCGCTGGCGGCGCACAAGTCCGAGCTGCTGGCGCTCTTCGCCCACCCGGCCGGGCCCGCGGGGGGCGCCGACTCGATTCCGCGGCGCGATCGCGCCGGCGCCCTGCCGGCGTCGTTCGCCCAGCAGCGCCTCTGGATGGTGCACCAGCTCGAGCCGGACAATCCGGCGTACAACCTGCGCGGCGCCGTGCGGCTGCGCGGCGTGCTCGACGTCGGCGCGCTCGAGCGCACCATCGCCGAGATCGTGCGCCGTCACGAGACGCTCCGGACAACGCTGCACCTCGAGGGCAGCGAGGTGGTCGTGCAGCCGGCGGCGGCAGGCGCGGCGGTCAGGCTGCGGACGGTGGATCTGTCGTCGGCCGACCCGGCGGACGCCGAAGCGGAGCTGCGCCGCCTGGTCGATCAGGAATGCCTTCGCCCCTTCGATCTCGGAACCGGCCCGCTGCTCCGGCCGGTTCTGTACCGGCTGAACGCCGAGGACCACGTCCTGCTGTTCGTCCTGCACCACATCGTCGCCGACGGGTGGTCGCTGGGGCTGTTCCGCCACGAGCTGGGCGTGCTGTATTCGGCGTTCGCGGCCGGGCAGCCGTCGCCGCTGCCCGATCCGTTGGTGCAATACGCCGACTTCGCGGCCTGGCAGCGCGAACGTCTGGCCGGCCCGGTCGCCGAGGCGCAGCTGACCTACTGGAAGCAGCAGCTCGCCGATGCCCCGGCGCTCGACATGCCGGCGGATCGCCCGCGGCCGCCGGCCCAGAGCCTTCGCGGCGCGATGTCGGTGATCACGCTGCCCCGTGACCTGGCGGACCGGCTCCGCGCCGTCAGCCAGCGCGAAGGCGTCACGCTGTTCATGACGATGCTGGCGTCGTTCAGCGCGCTGCTCTCGAGATACAGCGGCCAGCGGGACATCGTCGTCGGATCGCCGATCGCCAACCGCACCCGCGCGGAGCTCGAGAACCTGATCGGCTTCTTCGTCAACAGCCTGGTGATGCGGGTCAGCCTGGCCGGCCGTCCGACCGGACGCGAGCTGCTGCGGCGCGCCAAGGAGGTCGCCCTGGCGGCCTACGCGCACCAGGACCTGCCGTTCGATCGCGTCGTCGAGGAACTGCAGCCGCAGCGCGATCTGAGCCGCAATCCACTCTTCCAGGTGATGCTCGCCGTGCAGAACATGCCGGCGTGGTCGCTCGACCTGCCGGCGCTGGCGCTGCTGCCCTACGAGACGCCGGTGGTCACCACGCGCCTCGATCTGGAGATCTACGTCCGCGACATGCCGCACGCGTTCGCGATGCAGTTCGTCTATGCGACGGATCTGTTCGACGAGGCGTCGATCCAGCGCCTGCAGCGCCACTACTGCCGGCTGCTCGAAGGCATGACCGCGGATCTCGATCGGCCGGTCGCGGATCTGCCGCTGATGGATGACGAGGAGCACTCGCGCGTGGTCGTCGGCTGGAATGCCACGGCGAGGCCGTTCCCGGAAAGCGAGAGCATTGCGGCGCTCTTCGAGGCGCAGGCGCACCGGACTCCGACGGCCCAGGCCGTCGTCTACGGCGACGACACGCTGACCTACGAGGAACTGAACCGCCGCGCAAATCAGCTCGCGCACTGCTTGCGGGCGCAGGGGGTCGCGCCGGAGGCGCGGGTCGGGATCCTGCTCGAGCGATCGCCCGAGGCGATCGTCGCGATGCTCGCGGTGCTCAAGGCCGGCGGCGCCTACGTGCCGCTCGACCTGACGTATCCGGCCGAACGCCTCGCCTGGATGGTGCGCGATGCGGGCGTCACCGTCGTCGTCACCACCGACGCTCTGCTCGATCAGCTCGGATCGCAGCCCGGCGTGAGGGCGGTCCGGCTCGACGCGGATCGGTCGACGATCGCGGCGGCGCTCGCCACCAATCCGGGCGCGGCGGCAGGCGGCGATCGGCTCGCATATGTGATCTACACGTCCGGATCCACGGGCACGCCGAAGGGAGCGGCGGTGACGCATCGCGCCATCGCCCGTCTGGTCTGCAATACGGACTACATCGCGATCGAGCCTTGCGATCGCATCGCGCAGGCATCGAACAGCGCCTTCGACGCCGCGACGTTCGAGATCTGGGGAGCGCTGCTGCATGGCGCGACGCTGGTCGGCGTCAGCCGGGACGTTGCGCTGTCGGCCCACGCGCTGGCACGAGAGATCCGCGCGCGCGGCATCACGACGCTGTTCCTGACGACCGCGCTGTTCAACCAGCTGTCGAGCGAGGTGCCGGACATCTTCGCGCCGCTGCGCACGCTCCTGTTCGGCGGCGAGGCCGTCGATCCCGGCGCCGTGCGGCGCGTGCTGCGCGATGGGGCGCCGGCGCGCTTACTCCACGTCTACGGACCGACGGAAACGACGACGTTCGCGACCTGGCACGAAGTCGTGAACGTGCCGGACCGGGCGAGCACGGTTCCGATCGGCGCCGCCCTCGCCAACACGACGCTTTACGTGCTGGACCGGCGCATGGCGCCGGTCCCGATCGGCGTCCCCGGCGAGCTGTTCATCGGCGGCGACGGCCTGGCGCGCGGCTATCTCGGGCGGCCGGGGTTGACCGCCGAGAAATTCGTCCCGTCCCCCTTCGGCGGAGGACGCGGCGATCGTCTCTATCGCACCGGCGACGTGGTGCGGTGGCGTGAAGACGGCGCGATCGAGTTCCTCGGACGCGTCGACGACCAGGTGAAGATTCGCGGGTTCCGCATCGAGCCGGGAGAGATCGAGACGGTGATCGAGCGCCATCCGTCCGTGCGCCGCGCCGTCGTCCTGGCGCGGGAGGATACGCCGGGGGAGAGGCGCCTGGTCGCCTACGTCGTGCCCGGGACCGGCGCCCGCGGCGACGACTGGTCCGATCAGCGCATCGCCGACTGGCGGAGTGTCTACGACGACGTGATCTACGAGGGGGTCGTCGCCGAGACGGGCGCAGCCGAGAACCCGACGTTCAACATCTCGGGGTGGATGAGCAGCTACACCCGTCAGCCGCTCGGCGCCGACGCGATGCGCGAGCAGGTCGACGGCACGGTGGCACGCGTGCTCGCGCGGTCGCCGAAGCGGGTGCTGGAGATCGGCTGCGGCACGGGGCTGCTGCTGTTCGCGATCGCGCCGCACTGCGAGCATTACACGGCGACCGACTTCTCGTCGGTCGCGGTGGATTTCGTCCGCAGCAACCTGCCGGACGACCTGGCCGGGCGCGTCACGCTCGAGCAGCGGGTGGCGCACGACTTCACCGGCATCGAGCCCGGGACGTTCGACTTCGTCCTGATCAATTCGACGATCCAGTATTTCCCGGACGCCGACTATCTGCTTCGCGTGATCGACGGCGCCATCCGCGCGCTGTCGCCGGGCGGCACGCTCATGCTCGGGGACGTGCGGCACCTCGGTCTGCTCCGCACCTTCCACACCGCGGTGCAGCTGCACCAGGCGGGGCCGGATCTGACCGCCGGCGCACTGCGCCAGCGAGTCGATTACCAGGTCGCGCGCGAGCAGGAGCTCTGTCTCTCGCCGGTGTTCTTCGCGGCGCTGCGCGCGCGCCACCCGGATATCGCGCACGTCCGGATCGAGCCCAAGCGCGGACGGCATCGCCACGAGCTGTCGGAATTCCGCTTCGACGCGCTCCTGCAGGTGGGCGGCGCGGCCGCCGTGGACGGCCCGTTCGAATGGCGGGACTGGAGCGCGGACGACCTGACGTTCGGGCGGATCGAAGCGCAGCTGCGCGCCGGAGAGCTGCCGTTGGCGGTGCGACGCGTGCCCAACGCACGCCTGCAGTCCCATCTCGCCGCGCAGCGACGGCTGACCGCGGCGGACGCGGGCGCGATGGCAGCCGGCCTCCGCGTCGACGGCGATCCGGGCGTCGACCCTGAAGATATCTGGGCGCTCGCCGCGGATCTCGGATGCGAAGCCGAGATCAGCTGGGCCGCGGGGCATGCGGACGGGTCGATGGACGTGCTGTTCCGCGCCCGCGGGGCCGCGAAGAGCGCGCCGGAATTTCCCGCGCCTCCGGCTCACGGCGATTTGACCGGGCTCGCGAACGTCCCGGTGGCGCGATCGGACGATCGGGAGCTCCCCTCCGAGCTGCGCAACTACCTGCGCGATCGGCTGCCGGACTACATGGTGCCCTCGGCCGTGGTCCTGTTGCCGGAACTCCCGCTCACGGCGAACGGGAAAGTGGATCGCCGTGCCCTGCCGCCTCCGGAGGCAGTCGCGGCGGACGGGGCCGCCGCGCACGTCGACCCGCGCAACGAGCTGGAAGAGGCCGTCGCGGAGATCTGGCGGTCGGTGCTCGGAATCCAGAAGGTCGGGATCCACGACAACTTCTTCGATGCGGGCGGGCACTCGCTCATGGCCACCCGGGTGATCGCGCGGCTGCGCGAGACGTTCGGCGTCGAGGTCGGGGTCCGCAGCCTGTTCGAACACCCGACCATCGCCGGGCTCGCGGACGCGCTTCTCGAGAAG